A window of Pullulanibacillus sp. KACC 23026 genomic DNA:
ACCTTTTTAAAAGATCAGGTACCCATACCGCCCAATTTTTACTCGTCGATAGCTTCTTTTTCTCCAAGGTGAGGTATTCGTTAGAGACAATATGTGTTGGGAGCGGCTTTCCTCCAAGTCCTAAAAGAAGAGCTGGCCAGATGATAGTGTGGAACGGTATATTGTCCTTCCCATGAACATAATAAGCAGTGGTCGAAGCCTTCCAAAATGCCGAATGATCCTGTTGGTTCTCCTGTGCCCAAAGCGAACTCGCAGTGTAATATCCAGATACCGCCTCAATCCACACATAGATTTTCTTATCCTCATATCCCTCAACCGGTACACTCACGCCGATTGGAAGGTCTCTTGATACAGCTCGATCTTGGAGTCCCTCTTTGAGATAGCGCTGCGTAAGCGAAATAGCATTATCTCTCCAAAGCTTCTTAATTTCTGCTTGACTTGTATAATGTTTCAGCTCCTCTTGGAAGGCGCTCAGCGAAAAATAAAAGTGCTCGGTCAATCGTGTTATCGGCGAGTTTCCGCAAATCTTACATTTACGGTCCAAAAGTTCTAAAGGTTCAAGTACACTCGAACAATAATCACATTGATCACCGCGTGCTTTTGCCCCACAATGAGGACATATCCCTTCGACATATCGATCAGGTAAAAACTGCTTATCATACTCACAATAACTCTGTTCAATTTCCTTTTTATAGATAAGACCTTTTTCTAACAACTCCAAGAAGATTTCTTGGACTAGCTGATGATGATGTTCGCTATCTGTCCGGGTGTAGGTGTCATACGAAAAGCCCAGCCTTGAAAAACAGTCTTCAAACTCTTGATGATAACGATCGGCAATCTCTTTTGGAGT
This region includes:
- the metG gene encoding methionine--tRNA ligase, whose product is MSIFIGGAWAYANGSLHLGHISSLLPGDILARYYRLKGEKVLYVSGSDCNGTPITIRAKQEGVTPKEIADRYHQEFEDCFSRLGFSYDTYTRTDSEHHHQLVQEIFLELLEKGLIYKKEIEQSYCEYDKQFLPDRYVEGICPHCGAKARGDQCDYCSSVLEPLELLDRKCKICGNSPITRLTEHFYFSLSAFQEELKHYTSQAEIKKLWRDNAISLTQRYLKEGLQDRAVSRDLPIGVSVPVEGYEDKKIYVWIEAVSGYYTASSLWAQENQQDHSAFWKASTTAYYVHGKDNIPFHTIIWPALLLGLGGKPLPTHIVSNEYLTLEKKKLSTSKNWAVWVPDLLKRYDPDSIRYFLTINAPESRDADFSWKEFIYSHNNELLGAYGNLVNRTLRFIEKSFDGRIPEQKIDSVIKEKVETVYEKVGGCIETARFKQALEKVFELVRYSNKYFDESKPWKQIHEEELTCKETLANCVYLIANLSQLLAPFLPFSSEKVRRFLGLPRFGWRPIHVESKPLTPIQPLFERIDPVKIEEELERLNQQLELMVRKGRRLL